Proteins found in one Chlamydia sp. 04-14 genomic segment:
- the pdhA gene encoding pyruvate dehydrogenase (acetyl-transferring) E1 component subunit alpha yields MPDSSHYNSASKKSDEAVIKNIIDIYGADRCLEFMKNMLLIREFEARGEEAYLEGLVGGFYHSYSGQEAVATAALANTGLDQWFFSSYRCHALAVLLNIPLRSLAAELLGKETGCALGRGGSMHMCGPNFPGGFGIVGGQIPLAAGAAFAIKYRGEDKISLGFIGDGAVAQGVFHETLNFASLHSLPLMLVIENNGWGMGTALNRAIAKQPIGESQGSSYGIRSFTLNGFDLFNCLLGFKEAYEYMQKTHRPVLIECLCSRFRGHSISDPNLYRSKEEMQCLIKKDPITFAKNWLIQLGVLSEEKFQELRQECKNEVLQAFTEAKSDPEPAIATLEEGVYA; encoded by the coding sequence ATGCCCGACTCTTCTCATTACAATAGCGCCTCTAAGAAATCAGACGAGGCTGTAATAAAAAATATTATCGATATATACGGTGCCGACCGGTGTCTAGAATTCATGAAAAATATGTTATTAATTCGTGAATTTGAAGCTCGTGGTGAAGAAGCGTATCTAGAAGGATTAGTCGGTGGTTTTTACCACTCCTATAGTGGTCAAGAGGCTGTTGCTACTGCAGCATTAGCCAATACGGGATTAGATCAATGGTTTTTCTCATCCTATCGTTGTCATGCTTTAGCAGTATTATTAAATATTCCCCTACGTTCACTTGCAGCAGAATTATTAGGAAAAGAAACAGGTTGTGCACTAGGTCGAGGCGGATCTATGCATATGTGCGGTCCAAATTTTCCCGGAGGATTTGGTATTGTAGGAGGGCAAATTCCTTTAGCTGCTGGAGCAGCATTTGCCATCAAATATCGTGGTGAAGATAAAATCTCTCTAGGATTCATCGGAGACGGTGCTGTTGCTCAGGGAGTATTTCATGAAACATTGAATTTTGCTTCTCTACACAGTCTCCCTCTTATGCTTGTTATAGAAAATAATGGTTGGGGTATGGGGACAGCTCTTAATCGTGCTATTGCTAAGCAGCCCATAGGAGAATCTCAGGGATCTTCTTACGGAATACGTTCATTTACTTTAAATGGTTTTGATCTTTTTAATTGTCTTTTAGGCTTCAAGGAAGCTTATGAATATATGCAAAAGACACATCGTCCTGTTCTTATTGAGTGTTTATGTTCGCGATTTAGAGGACACTCTATTTCTGATCCTAATCTCTATAGAAGCAAAGAAGAGATGCAATGTCTTATAAAAAAAGATCCAATTACTTTTGCTAAAAATTGGTTAATCCAACTGGGAGTGCTTTCAGAAGAGAAATTTCAAGAGCTGCGTCAAGAATGTAAAAATGAAGTCTTGCAAGCTTTCACGGAAGCAAAATCAGATCCAGAACCAGCGATTGCCACATTAGAAGAAGGGGTTTATGCCTAA
- a CDS encoding alpha-ketoacid dehydrogenase subunit beta has protein sequence MPKYVTLEIREAIREAIDEEMARDPNVCILGEEVAEYNGAYKVTKGLLDKWSSSRVIDTPISEAAFTGIGIGAALTGLRPIIEFMSWNFSLVAADQIISHAAKMHYMTGGKFSVPIVFRGPNGAAAQVSCQHSHCVEALYANIPGLIVISPSNPYDAKGLLKSAIRNDNPVLFLENELEYNLKGEVPVEEYLVPIGKSRIIEEGKDLTIITYGRMVSVVKQAVNIAKQRYGLSIEIIDLRTIKPLDISGIFSSVKKTGNCIVVEEGHYFAGISAEIITEITEHLFDYLDSPPLRVCQKETPMPYNKTLEQATLPNVNRILDTIEKIMR, from the coding sequence ATGCCTAAGTACGTTACATTAGAAATCCGAGAAGCTATTAGAGAAGCTATTGATGAAGAAATGGCCAGGGATCCTAACGTATGTATACTAGGAGAGGAAGTTGCGGAATATAACGGTGCCTATAAAGTTACAAAAGGGCTTCTAGACAAATGGTCATCATCAAGAGTTATTGATACACCGATCAGCGAAGCAGCGTTTACAGGTATCGGTATAGGAGCCGCATTAACAGGCCTGCGTCCAATTATAGAATTTATGAGCTGGAATTTCTCTTTAGTCGCCGCGGATCAGATTATTTCTCATGCTGCAAAAATGCATTATATGACTGGTGGCAAATTTTCAGTTCCTATTGTATTCCGTGGACCTAATGGAGCTGCAGCACAAGTATCCTGTCAGCATTCGCATTGCGTAGAAGCTCTATATGCTAACATTCCAGGTTTAATTGTTATTTCCCCCTCAAATCCTTACGATGCTAAAGGATTATTAAAATCCGCAATTAGAAATGATAACCCCGTTCTTTTCCTGGAAAATGAGTTGGAATACAATCTGAAAGGTGAAGTTCCTGTTGAAGAATATTTAGTTCCTATTGGGAAATCTCGTATTATTGAAGAAGGTAAAGACCTGACAATTATTACCTACGGCCGTATGGTTTCTGTAGTAAAACAAGCTGTAAATATAGCCAAACAGCGCTATGGTCTTTCTATAGAAATTATTGATCTGCGTACAATTAAACCTCTAGATATCTCTGGAATATTTTCTTCAGTAAAGAAAACAGGAAATTGTATAGTTGTAGAAGAGGGCCACTACTTTGCGGGAATCTCTGCGGAAATCATTACTGAAATCACAGAACACCTTTTTGATTACCTGGATAGTCCTCCTTTAAGAGTATGCCAAAAAGAAACTCCTATGCCCTATAACAAGACGCTAGAGCAGGCAACCCTTCCAAATGTAAATCGTATTTTAGATACTATCGAAAAAATCATGAGGTAA
- a CDS encoding pyruvate dehydrogenase complex dihydrolipoamide acetyltransferase: MISLLKMPKLSPTMEVGTIVKWHKSNGDKIGFGDVLVEISTDKAVLEHTASEDGWFRECLVKEGTKVQIGKPIAVISSEKDESFNLEELLPKSPISQPSTENSQQEEEAVSDISHQGSSVMVALGFKPEPPLAEPLSLKQDSSKSPVSPLAKRVAKEKNLDISGIKGSGPGGRIVEKDLEKAPPKGIAGFGYPEAPEVHPGAYHEEALSPVREIIAQRLQAAKTFIPHFYVRQKVYTSPLLALLKELQIQGIKLSINDCIVRGCALALKEFPEINSGFNSVDNKIVRFETIDISIAVAIPDGVITPIVRCADRKNIGMISAEIKSLASKAKSQSLKEEEYKGGSFCVSNLGMTGITEFTAIINPPQAAILAVGSVQEEPVVMNGEIVIGSTCMLTLSIDHRVIDGYPAAMFMKRLQKILEAPSVLLLN; encoded by the coding sequence GTGATTTCTCTATTAAAAATGCCTAAACTCTCTCCGACTATGGAAGTTGGAACAATCGTAAAGTGGCATAAAAGCAATGGCGATAAGATAGGATTTGGTGATGTTCTCGTGGAAATATCAACAGATAAGGCTGTTTTAGAGCATACAGCATCTGAAGACGGTTGGTTTCGAGAATGTCTTGTTAAAGAAGGAACGAAAGTACAAATCGGTAAACCTATTGCGGTCATATCTTCTGAAAAAGATGAGTCTTTTAATTTAGAGGAATTACTTCCAAAATCTCCAATTTCACAACCTTCTACAGAAAATAGTCAGCAGGAAGAAGAAGCTGTATCCGATATATCTCATCAAGGTTCCTCTGTAATGGTGGCGCTTGGATTTAAACCTGAGCCTCCTCTTGCTGAGCCCCTGTCTTTAAAACAAGATTCCTCAAAATCTCCAGTTTCTCCTTTAGCTAAACGCGTGGCTAAAGAAAAGAATTTAGATATTTCTGGAATTAAAGGTAGCGGTCCTGGAGGACGAATCGTTGAAAAGGACCTTGAAAAGGCTCCGCCTAAAGGTATTGCAGGGTTTGGTTATCCTGAGGCTCCTGAAGTTCACCCAGGAGCTTATCATGAAGAAGCTCTCTCTCCCGTTCGAGAAATTATTGCACAAAGATTACAAGCTGCAAAAACTTTCATCCCCCATTTTTATGTACGGCAAAAAGTTTATACCTCGCCACTATTAGCTCTGCTTAAAGAGCTACAAATCCAAGGGATTAAGCTTTCTATTAATGATTGTATCGTTCGTGGTTGTGCTTTAGCCTTAAAAGAATTTCCAGAGATAAATTCAGGATTCAACAGCGTGGATAATAAAATTGTACGTTTTGAAACTATTGATATTTCGATAGCTGTAGCTATTCCTGATGGTGTAATTACTCCAATTGTACGCTGTGCTGACCGTAAGAATATTGGAATGATATCCGCAGAAATTAAGAGTTTAGCTTCTAAAGCTAAATCTCAATCCTTAAAAGAAGAAGAGTATAAAGGCGGGTCCTTTTGCGTTTCTAATTTAGGCATGACCGGGATTACCGAGTTCACAGCAATCATTAATCCTCCGCAAGCTGCTATTCTTGCTGTAGGTAGTGTTCAAGAAGAACCAGTAGTAATGAATGGAGAAATTGTGATCGGTTCTACATGTATGTTAACATTATCGATAGATCATCGCGTGATCGATGGTTATCCTGCAGCGATGTTTATGAAACGCTTGCAGAAGATCTTAGAGGCGCCTTCAGTACTTCTATTAAATTAA
- a CDS encoding glycogen/starch/alpha-glucan phosphorylase, producing MSFDKNLVNIETMKQAILNRLYFGVVQSPESASTRDIFTAVSKTVMEWLAKGWLKTQNSYYEQDVKRVYYISMEFLLGRSLKSNLLNLGILDLVRDALAELNYDFDSLVQMESDAGLGNGGLGRLAACYLDSMATLGIPAYGYGIRYDYGIFDQKIVNGYQVEAPDEWLRYGSPWEICRGEYLYPIRFYGRVIHYTDARGKEVADLVDTQEVLAMAYDVPIPGYGTDTVNTLRLWQAQSPHGFEFNYFNHGNYIRAIEDIALVENISRVLYPNDSISEGQELRLKQEYFLVSATIQDILRRYTKMHISLDNLPDRVSVQLNDTHPALGIAEMMHILIDREELPWDKAWDMTTRIFNYTNHTILPEALERWSIDLFSRLLPRHLEIIYEINSRWLEKVSQRFPGDDDKRRALSIIEEGSDKHVNMASLAVVGSSKVNGVSAFHSQLIKTTLFKDFVEFFPDKFINVTNGITPRRWLALCNPRLNTLLDQTIGDAHLIDLSQIHKVIPFANDASFREQWHQIKLKNKQDFALKLKKEMGEKIDPESLFDFHVKRIHEYKRQLMNILRVIYLYNDLKENSVSNIVPTTVIFAGKAAPGYVFAKLIIKLINSVADCVNNDPQVNEVLKVLFLPNYRVTMSEMIMPASDISEQISTAGLEASGTGNMKFALNGALTIGTMDGANIEMSEYIGRDNMFIFGLLEEEIAKMRREYYPQGICNDNPKIAHVLKLLDQGFFNTSDKDLFKPIVHRLLHEGDPFFVLADLESYIRVHQSAANLFKQTDEWVKKSIYNVGGMGFFSSDRAIADYAKDIWNVPTNYKS from the coding sequence ATGAGTTTTGATAAGAATTTGGTAAATATAGAAACAATGAAGCAGGCGATTTTAAATCGTCTATATTTCGGAGTGGTGCAATCTCCAGAATCTGCTTCAACCAGGGATATATTTACAGCAGTTTCAAAAACTGTAATGGAATGGTTAGCTAAAGGTTGGCTAAAGACTCAAAATAGTTATTACGAACAAGATGTTAAACGTGTCTATTATATTTCTATGGAATTTCTACTTGGTAGAAGTTTAAAGAGTAATCTTTTGAATTTAGGAATATTGGATCTCGTGCGAGACGCATTAGCGGAACTAAATTATGATTTCGATAGTTTAGTGCAAATGGAGTCAGATGCAGGATTAGGAAATGGTGGTTTAGGACGACTTGCAGCGTGTTATTTGGATTCCATGGCGACATTAGGGATTCCAGCTTATGGTTATGGAATTCGCTATGATTATGGAATTTTCGATCAGAAAATTGTAAATGGATATCAAGTAGAGGCTCCTGATGAGTGGTTGCGCTATGGAAGCCCTTGGGAAATATGTAGAGGAGAGTATCTTTATCCCATTCGTTTTTATGGTAGAGTGATTCACTATACAGATGCTAGGGGGAAAGAAGTCGCGGATCTTGTAGATACACAAGAAGTATTAGCTATGGCTTATGATGTACCTATTCCAGGATATGGTACAGATACCGTGAATACTTTACGTTTATGGCAAGCACAGTCCCCACATGGATTTGAATTCAACTATTTTAATCATGGAAACTATATTCGTGCTATAGAGGATATCGCATTAGTAGAAAATATCTCGAGAGTACTCTATCCGAATGATTCTATCTCCGAAGGTCAGGAACTGAGATTAAAGCAGGAATACTTTTTAGTATCTGCCACAATTCAAGATATCCTTCGTAGATATACAAAAATGCATATTTCTCTGGATAATCTTCCTGATAGGGTTTCTGTTCAATTAAATGATACCCATCCCGCTTTAGGAATAGCAGAAATGATGCACATCCTGATCGATAGGGAAGAGCTTCCCTGGGATAAAGCATGGGATATGACAACTCGTATATTTAATTATACGAATCATACGATATTGCCCGAAGCTTTAGAGCGTTGGTCTATAGATCTATTTTCACGATTATTGCCTAGGCATCTAGAGATTATCTATGAAATTAACTCTCGATGGTTGGAGAAAGTTTCTCAGAGATTTCCTGGGGATGATGATAAGCGACGAGCCTTATCTATCATTGAAGAGGGAAGTGATAAGCATGTGAATATGGCAAGCCTCGCTGTTGTAGGTTCTTCTAAGGTTAACGGCGTATCCGCTTTTCATTCGCAACTTATAAAAACAACCTTATTTAAAGATTTCGTGGAATTTTTCCCTGATAAATTCATTAACGTAACTAACGGAATTACTCCGAGACGTTGGTTAGCTCTATGCAATCCTCGTCTAAATACCTTACTAGATCAGACAATAGGGGACGCACATCTCATAGATCTTTCTCAAATTCATAAGGTGATACCTTTTGCTAATGACGCAAGTTTCAGAGAACAGTGGCATCAGATTAAGCTAAAAAATAAACAAGACTTTGCATTAAAACTTAAAAAAGAAATGGGAGAAAAAATAGATCCCGAATCTCTCTTTGATTTTCATGTAAAGCGTATTCATGAGTATAAACGTCAATTAATGAATATCCTTAGAGTCATTTATCTTTATAATGATCTTAAGGAAAACTCTGTCTCCAATATTGTTCCTACAACAGTAATTTTTGCTGGTAAAGCCGCGCCAGGATATGTTTTTGCTAAACTGATCATTAAACTGATCAATAGCGTTGCCGATTGTGTAAATAATGATCCTCAAGTTAATGAAGTTTTAAAGGTTCTCTTCCTTCCTAATTACCGTGTAACTATGTCCGAAATGATCATGCCCGCTTCTGATATATCAGAGCAGATCTCAACAGCAGGACTAGAAGCTTCTGGGACAGGAAATATGAAATTTGCTTTAAATGGTGCTCTAACAATAGGGACTATGGATGGAGCTAACATAGAAATGTCAGAATATATTGGTCGCGATAATATGTTCATTTTCGGTTTGTTAGAAGAAGAAATAGCAAAAATGCGTCGAGAGTATTATCCACAAGGAATATGCAACGATAATCCTAAGATCGCACATGTATTAAAATTACTAGATCAAGGATTTTTCAACACTTCAGATAAAGATCTTTTCAAACCCATAGTACATAGGTTGCTTCACGAGGGAGATCCGTTTTTTGTTTTGGCAGATTTGGAATCTTATATCCGCGTTCATCAATCCGCAGCTAATTTATTCAAGCAAACTGACGAATGGGTTAAGAAATCTATTTATAATGTCGGCGGGATGGGTTTTTTCTCCAGCGATAGAGCAATTGCTGACTATGCTAAAGATATATGGAATGTCCCTACGAATTATAAATCTTAA
- the dnaA gene encoding chromosomal replication initiator protein DnaA encodes MRAWEDFLLLQEKEIGTSTVDKWLRSLKVLCFDACNLYLEAKDSFQVTWFEEHIRHKVKTNLVNNNGKLIRVHVTSLDKTTPFYKEKQIQQEKTAYFTMQYGNVNPEMTFSNFLVTPENDLPFRILQEFTKPGEDATGFPFNPIYLFGPEGSGKTHLMQAAVNALRESGGKILYVASDLFTEHLVSAIRSGEMQRFRSFYRNVDALFIEDIEVFSGKGATQEEFFHTFNSLQTEGKLIVVSSAYAPGDLKAIEERLISRFEWGVAVPIHPLTKEGLRSFLMHQAQQLSIRIEDTALDFLIHSLSSNVKTLIDALTLLSKRVAYKKLGQQLLYEDDIQSLLHDVLEAAESVRLTPSGIVRAVAKYYGVSPESILGRSQSREYVLPRQVAMYLCRQKLSLSYVRIGDVFSRDHSTVISSIRTISQKVEEGGHDISIATQELMKSLNSAYKSLEFFPEEEISC; translated from the coding sequence ATGCGGGCGTGGGAAGACTTTCTTTTGCTACAAGAAAAAGAAATTGGTACAAGTACTGTAGACAAATGGTTAAGGTCGTTAAAAGTCCTGTGTTTTGACGCGTGTAATTTATACCTTGAAGCCAAAGATTCTTTTCAAGTGACTTGGTTTGAAGAGCATATACGCCATAAGGTTAAAACTAATTTAGTGAACAATAATGGAAAGTTGATCCGTGTTCACGTAACCTCTTTAGATAAAACCACGCCTTTTTATAAAGAAAAGCAAATCCAACAGGAAAAGACTGCTTACTTCACTATGCAGTATGGCAATGTAAATCCTGAAATGACTTTTTCTAATTTTCTTGTAACTCCTGAAAATGATTTACCGTTTCGTATTCTACAAGAGTTTACTAAGCCTGGAGAAGACGCTACAGGCTTTCCTTTTAATCCTATTTATCTTTTTGGACCCGAAGGTTCTGGCAAAACACATTTAATGCAGGCTGCGGTAAACGCTCTTCGAGAATCTGGAGGGAAAATTCTTTATGTAGCTTCCGATTTATTTACAGAACATTTAGTTTCAGCTATACGCTCTGGAGAGATGCAAAGATTCCGTTCTTTTTATCGTAATGTCGATGCCTTATTTATAGAAGATATAGAGGTATTTTCAGGTAAAGGAGCTACTCAAGAAGAGTTTTTCCATACTTTTAATTCCTTGCAGACTGAAGGTAAATTGATAGTCGTTTCCTCGGCATACGCACCCGGAGATTTAAAGGCTATTGAGGAGCGACTTATCAGTCGTTTCGAATGGGGTGTTGCCGTTCCTATTCATCCTTTAACAAAAGAAGGATTAAGAAGTTTTCTTATGCATCAAGCCCAACAGTTATCTATCCGTATAGAAGATACTGCTTTGGATTTCTTGATTCATTCTCTATCTTCAAATGTAAAAACATTAATAGACGCACTCACGTTGTTATCGAAACGTGTTGCCTATAAGAAATTAGGCCAGCAACTACTTTATGAGGATGATATACAATCTTTACTACACGATGTGCTGGAAGCTGCAGAGAGTGTGCGATTAACCCCCTCGGGAATTGTTCGCGCTGTTGCTAAATATTATGGTGTATCTCCCGAGAGTATTCTAGGGCGTTCGCAATCTCGAGAATACGTATTGCCTAGGCAGGTAGCTATGTATCTATGTCGCCAGAAACTATCTTTATCTTACGTACGTATAGGAGATGTATTTTCTAGAGATCATTCAACAGTAATTTCATCAATACGCACTATTTCTCAGAAGGTAGAAGAAGGAGGGCACGACATTAGTATTGCTACACAAGAACTAATGAAATCTCTTAATTCAGCGTATAAGAGTCTTGAATTCTTCCCTGAAGAAGAAATCTCTTGTTAG
- the yidC gene encoding membrane protein insertase YidC, with protein MNKRSLLFVSLVGVAFVGCQIFFGYNDFRSCKALTEKQKTISEQVLDATKSMGLSVSPWTTSLEEEVNKNHYAVRVGNKLLLLNQGGSADSVYSSGIRWNFIEETTACDNIHVALYSEANEPTDPLNTGKVFLPVTNEALPVLVVEFRNNQEPVVFLGQYKQEQGKIYNKDSVVYGTSLVFWRSGNEYLPLGIYNSKEERLESLDLPITKAAIFNDSQSGSIDVNSGQYFVLSNEYMQLVVSQESGSVEGINLPFSSEDNKSIVNEIGFDRDLKAQVPSEASFPGLPSIGANKKEISDTIGGYYPLLRRGILSDIKKRTPSSYHALNIVSGRDLVNSVASGYRVSIFNSTMLELESNDGSIKKTYNLPQNQPYAFEVEIGINHASDDMWITSGVPEVEIMSNAFTPSIKYHVIKKNKGQLDKVKLPKAKDPLALRSGVYPQWILNSNGYFGIILSPLTDVPAGYAASYVPGSSVPTRLSLLSPKNQAYPASKYPGYETLLPLPNQKGTHRFLVYAGPLAEPTLRALDQAYTNSKGESPQYLDCITFRGLFAFITEPFAALLFIIMKFFRMITGSWGISIILLTVFLKLLLYPLNAWSIRSMRRMQKLSPYIQEIQQKYKKEPKRAQMEVMALYKTNKVNPITGCLPLLIQLPFLIAMFDLLKSSFLLRGASFIPGWIDNLTAPDVLFSWTTPIWFLGNEFHLLPILLGIVMFAQQKISALKKKGPATDQQRQQETMGTMMALLFTFMFYNFPSGLNIYWFSSMLLGLIQQWVTNKILDGKHLKNEISVNKKRQR; from the coding sequence ATGAATAAACGTTCATTGTTGTTTGTTTCTTTAGTTGGCGTAGCTTTTGTAGGGTGTCAAATCTTTTTTGGTTATAATGATTTTCGTTCTTGCAAGGCTCTAACAGAGAAACAGAAAACAATTTCAGAACAAGTGCTTGATGCAACGAAGTCTATGGGATTAAGTGTTTCTCCTTGGACTACATCTCTTGAAGAAGAGGTAAATAAAAATCATTACGCTGTGCGTGTTGGGAATAAGTTGCTCCTTTTGAATCAAGGGGGATCAGCAGATTCAGTTTATTCTTCTGGTATTCGTTGGAATTTTATAGAGGAAACCACAGCTTGTGATAATATTCATGTTGCGTTGTATAGTGAAGCAAATGAGCCCACAGATCCTTTAAATACAGGAAAAGTATTTCTTCCCGTAACTAACGAAGCGCTTCCTGTTTTAGTTGTTGAGTTTCGTAATAATCAGGAACCCGTAGTGTTCTTGGGTCAATATAAGCAAGAACAAGGGAAGATTTATAATAAGGATAGTGTTGTTTATGGCACTTCTTTAGTTTTTTGGAGGTCCGGGAATGAGTATCTTCCTTTAGGTATTTATAACTCCAAAGAAGAAAGATTAGAATCCTTAGACCTCCCAATTACCAAAGCCGCTATTTTTAATGATTCTCAATCAGGAAGTATCGATGTAAATTCCGGACAATATTTTGTTCTTTCTAATGAGTATATGCAGTTGGTTGTTTCTCAAGAGAGTGGTTCTGTAGAGGGAATCAACCTTCCATTTTCTTCTGAGGATAATAAGAGTATAGTTAATGAGATCGGTTTTGATAGAGATTTGAAAGCTCAGGTTCCTAGCGAAGCTTCTTTTCCTGGACTTCCTTCGATAGGAGCGAACAAAAAAGAAATTTCCGATACCATAGGAGGGTATTATCCTTTATTGCGCAGGGGAATTCTTTCTGATATTAAAAAACGAACTCCTTCTAGCTATCATGCTTTAAACATTGTTTCTGGAAGAGATCTTGTCAATTCCGTAGCTTCGGGATACCGCGTTTCTATTTTTAATAGTACTATGTTGGAATTGGAAAGTAATGACGGTTCTATTAAAAAAACTTATAATTTACCTCAAAATCAACCTTATGCTTTTGAAGTTGAGATTGGTATAAATCACGCTAGTGACGACATGTGGATAACTTCTGGAGTTCCCGAAGTTGAAATTATGTCCAACGCATTTACTCCGTCTATTAAGTATCATGTTATTAAAAAAAATAAGGGCCAGTTAGATAAGGTAAAATTGCCTAAGGCTAAGGATCCTTTAGCTTTGCGTAGTGGAGTATATCCTCAGTGGATTCTCAACTCTAATGGATACTTTGGTATCATCTTATCTCCACTTACAGATGTCCCTGCAGGATATGCTGCTTCCTATGTTCCTGGGAGTTCTGTTCCTACACGTTTATCTCTATTATCTCCTAAAAATCAAGCCTATCCTGCTTCTAAATATCCTGGATACGAAACTTTACTTCCTTTACCTAATCAGAAAGGGACACATCGTTTCCTTGTTTATGCAGGACCTCTAGCCGAGCCAACATTACGAGCTTTGGATCAGGCTTATACCAATTCCAAAGGTGAAAGTCCTCAGTATCTTGATTGTATAACTTTCCGAGGGTTATTTGCTTTTATTACTGAGCCTTTTGCAGCCTTGCTTTTCATTATTATGAAGTTTTTCAGAATGATCACGGGATCGTGGGGGATTTCTATCATTCTACTTACTGTATTCTTAAAATTACTTCTCTATCCATTGAATGCTTGGTCAATACGTTCTATGAGACGCATGCAAAAGTTGTCTCCTTATATTCAGGAAATCCAACAGAAATATAAGAAAGAGCCCAAGCGTGCTCAAATGGAAGTCATGGCTTTGTATAAGACTAATAAAGTGAATCCTATTACAGGCTGTTTGCCGTTATTGATTCAGTTGCCGTTTCTTATAGCTATGTTTGATTTATTGAAATCCTCATTCTTACTTCGAGGAGCATCTTTTATCCCTGGATGGATTGATAATTTAACAGCGCCAGACGTTTTGTTTTCTTGGACTACACCAATTTGGTTCCTTGGAAATGAGTTTCATCTCCTTCCTATTTTATTAGGGATTGTGATGTTCGCTCAGCAAAAGATCTCCGCTTTGAAGAAGAAAGGACCTGCTACGGATCAACAAAGACAACAGGAAACAATGGGAACAATGATGGCTCTCTTGTTTACCTTTATGTTCTATAATTTCCCTTCAGGTTTAAATATTTATTGGTTTTCTTCTATGCTTCTTGGATTGATCCAGCAGTGGGTTACTAATAAGATTTTAGATGGCAAACATCTTAAAAATGAAATTTCTGTTAATAAGAAAAGACAAAGGTAA
- a CDS encoding prolipoprotein diacylglyceryl transferase, with protein MRVFLSAIYWNHSKFLWNSDNFPIRVPWYGLCFSLGILLASILGIYLALSSYTIEDRKRFSKNQLREALENFALYSLLFIIPGSRIAYVLFYGGDFYFKHPQEILKVWNGGLASHGGMIGLILWAIIFSWRCRKKIPILTFLFLCDLCASVFGCAAFMIRIGNFMNQEIIGKPTNLPWGIIFSSPTQGSLGVSVHPVQLYEGVSYLLLSTVLFFLSYKRYFRLGSGCATSLGLIGISLIRFFAEFFKSHQGKVLGPNSLLTMGQILSLPLFIFGVALGVACFIKNKKGTSSTSSIK; from the coding sequence ATGCGAGTCTTCTTATCAGCAATATATTGGAATCATTCAAAATTTTTATGGAATTCAGATAATTTCCCTATTAGAGTCCCGTGGTACGGTCTGTGCTTTTCTTTAGGTATTTTACTTGCCTCTATACTTGGTATTTATCTCGCATTATCTTCTTATACTATAGAAGATAGAAAAAGATTTTCTAAAAATCAGCTTCGTGAGGCTTTGGAAAATTTCGCTCTCTACTCTCTTTTATTCATCATTCCAGGATCACGGATAGCTTATGTTTTGTTTTATGGCGGCGATTTTTACTTTAAACATCCCCAAGAGATTTTAAAAGTTTGGAATGGAGGATTAGCAAGTCATGGAGGTATGATAGGTCTAATTCTCTGGGCAATTATTTTTTCTTGGAGATGTAGGAAAAAAATTCCTATCCTGACCTTTTTATTTCTTTGCGATCTTTGTGCCTCTGTATTTGGATGCGCGGCCTTTATGATTCGTATTGGAAATTTCATGAATCAAGAGATCATAGGCAAGCCTACAAACCTGCCTTGGGGGATCATCTTTTCATCTCCTACACAAGGAAGTTTGGGGGTCTCTGTGCATCCCGTACAACTATATGAGGGTGTTAGTTACTTATTGCTTTCTACGGTCCTATTTTTCTTAAGTTATAAACGTTATTTTCGTTTAGGTTCTGGATGCGCAACATCTTTGGGATTAATAGGCATATCTTTGATTCGCTTTTTTGCTGAATTTTTTAAAAGCCATCAAGGTAAAGTTCTAGGCCCAAATAGTTTATTAACAATGGGACAGATTCTATCGTTACCCCTATTTATATTCGGTGTGGCTTTAGGTGTGGCTTGTTTTATTAAAAATAAAAAGGGCACATCTTCGACTTCATCTATAAAATAG
- the acpS gene encoding holo-ACP synthase, which produces MQTAHIGTDIIEISRIRKAIKTHNQRMLNRIFTKEEQEYCLRLTNPYPSFAARFAGKEAVAKALGTGIGKVVSWKDIEILKSSKQPEVRLPSRIYKKLGISKVLLSISHSREYATAMAIALI; this is translated from the coding sequence ATGCAAACTGCACATATAGGAACAGATATCATTGAAATTTCTAGAATCCGTAAAGCAATAAAAACTCATAATCAAAGAATGTTGAATAGAATTTTCACTAAAGAGGAACAAGAATATTGTTTAAGACTAACTAATCCTTATCCCTCTTTTGCAGCAAGATTTGCCGGGAAAGAGGCCGTAGCCAAAGCTTTAGGAACAGGAATAGGGAAAGTTGTCTCTTGGAAAGATATAGAGATTCTTAAATCTTCAAAACAACCTGAGGTCCGTTTACCCTCAAGGATATATAAAAAATTAGGAATCTCTAAAGTGCTACTATCTATTAGCCATAGCCGTGAATATGCTACAGCGATGGCTATAGCCCTAATCTAA